The Salvelinus alpinus chromosome 10, SLU_Salpinus.1, whole genome shotgun sequence genome includes the window caagcttcccacaataagttgggtgaattttggcccattcctcctgacagagctggtgtaactgagtcaggtttgtaggcctccttgctcgcacacagtttttcagttctgcccacacagtttctataggattgaggtcagggctttgtgatggccactcaaataccttgaatttgttgtccttaagccattttgccacaactttggaagtattcttggggtcattgtccatttggaagacccatttgcgtccaagcttttacgtcctgactgatgtcttgagatgttacttcaatatatccacataattttccttcctcgtgatgccatctattttgtgaagttcaccagtccctcctgcagcaaagcacccccacaacatgatgctgccacccccgtgcttcatggttgggatggtgttctttggcttgcaagcctccccctttttcctccaaacgtaacgatggtcattatggccaaacagttatatttttgtttcatcagaacagaggacatttctccaaaaagtacgatctttgtccccatgtgcagttgcaaaccgtagtctggcatttttatggcggttttggagcagtggcttcttccttgctgagtggcctttcaggttatgtctatataggactcgttttactgtggatatagatacttttgtacctgtttcctccagcatcttcacaaggtcctttgctgttgttctgggattgatttgcaattttcgcaccaagtacgttaacttcactagggtagggggcagcattcggaattttggatgaaaagcatgcccaaattaaactgcctgctactcaaccataaaagctaaaatatgcatataattagtagatttggatagaaaacactctgaagtttctaaaactgtttgaatgatgtctatgagtataacagaactcatatggcaggaaaaaacctgagaaaaaatccaaccaggaagtgggaaatctgaggtttgtatcGGACAccatcggacactgtggctggatttacaacaagtgtatctttaaaatggtgtaaaatacttgtatgtttgaggaattttaattatgggatttctgttgttttgaatttggcgccctgcagtttcactggctgttgacgaggtgggacgcccacataccctagtgaggttaatctctaggagagagaacgcatctccttcctgagcggtatgacggctgcgtggtcccatggtgtttatacttccgtactattgtttgtacagatgaatgtggtaccttcaggtgtttggaaattgctcccaaggatgaaccagacttgtggagggccacaatttttttctaaggtcttgtctgatttcttttgattttcccacgatgtcaagcaaagaggcactgagtttgaagttaggccttgaaatacatccacaggtacacctccacttgactcaaatgatgtcaatcagaagcttctaaagccatgacataattttctggaattttcaagctgtttaaaggcacagtcaatttagtgtatgtaaacttctgacccactggaattgtgatacagtgaaataatctgtctgtaaacaattgttggaaaaattacttgtgtcatgcacaaagtagatgtcctaaccgacttgcagaaactatagtttgtaaacaagaaatgtgtggagtggttgaaaaacgagttttaatgactccaacctaagtgtatgtaaacttccgacttcaactgtacatgcactCAAATAAAAGTGAGTGAAAATCTCACTTGTTTTTGAATCGGTCAAAACAATTAAATTATACATCAAAATGACCAGAAAAGTGAACACAGTCTATTTAAACATGTTATCTCTCGATATGAAAATGTAAAAATGATCACAAAACGGGAAACAGGATAAATATAGAAATAGAGAGCAAGCTTCTCTGTTCTTTTCACTGCGCTTCTCCAACGGTCACGAAATATTGTCGAAGAAGAGGCTCGCGCCTACAGAAGAAGCACTCCGAATGCCTTTCCTAGTGGTAGCGCTATGTACTGAAaacacatatatacagtgcattcagaaagtattcagaccgctttacttttttcacattttgttatgttacagccttattctcaaatttataaaaaaaaaaaaatgttttttcatcaatctacacacaataccccataatgacaacaccaaaacaggtttttagaaatgttggcaaaagtatataaaaaaaacccggaaataacttatttacataaaaattcagatcctttgctataagactggaaattgagctcaggtgcatcctgtttctattaaTCACCTTtaagctgtttctacaacttgattggattccacctgtggtaaattcaattgattggacatgatttggaaaggcacacacctgtctatataaggtcccacagttgacaatatgtcagagaaaaaaacaagccatgaggttgaaggaattgtctgtagcgcTCCGAGACAGATTTGTGTTgagaaacagatctggggaagggtaacaaaacatttctgcagcattgaaggtccccaagaacacagtggccttcatcattcttaaatggaagaagtttggaaccaccaagactcttcctagagctggccaatcaggggagaaggaccttggtcagggaggtgaccaagaactcgatggtcactctgatagagctccagagttcctctgtggagatgggagaaacttcaagaaaggcaaccatctctgcagcactccaccaatcaggcctttatggtagagtgaccagaagccactcctcagtaaaaggcacacgacagcctgcttggagtttaccaaaaggcacctaaaggactctcagtccatgagaaacaagattctctggtcggatgaaaccaatattgaactctttgtcctgaatgccaagcatcccgtctggaagaaacctggcatggtggtggcagcatcatgccgtggggatatttttcagtggcagggactcagagactagtcaggattgagggaaagatgaatggagcaaagtgcagagagatccttgatggaaacctgctccagagagctctggacctcagactggggtgaaggttcaccttccaacaggtcaacgaccctaagcacacagccaagacaacgcaggagtggcttcgggacaagtctctgaatgtctttgattggcccagccagaccccggacttgaacccgatctaacatctctggagagacatgaaaatagctgtgcagtgacgctccccatccaacctgacagatcttgagaggatttgcagagaagaatgggagaaactccccaaatacaggtgtgccacgcttgtaacatcatacccaagaagactcgaggctgtaatcgctgccaaaggtgctggaacaaagtactgagaaaagggtctgaatacttatgtaaatgtgatatgaaaaactatctatctatctattgtttttgctttgtcattacggggtattgtgtgtaaattgatgagggaaaaaaactatttaatccattttagaataaggctgtaacgtaacaaaatgtggaaaaagtcaaggggtctgaataatttctgaatgcactgtatcaccATGGAGGACTACAATAATTAATAAATCAGTATTTTTAACGCACTTTAATTATTATACTCATGTAGGCTAAGTAGCCTTTTGACAGAATGGCATTACAGAatttgcaattccacatgtggaAACATTGCTACTGCAAGATGTTAACACCAGCTTgtcacatgtgaggagaataacacTATTTCACCCCCACATCTGAACTTGCAATGTCACATGTGAAAGTGAGATTTGCACATGTGAATCTGCAAATGTGATTTTCACATGTTCATTTTCATATGTGAAACTGCAATTTACAAgtgaggtgaaaacatgttatcCTCCCACATGAGAAAAGGTGGTGTTCACATGTGAACTCTAAATTGAAtacatgtgaaaatgtgatttcacatgtgaaatttaaGCCATTTCACTTTTGAAAAAGGgcttttcacatgtgaaactacACATTTCACTTGTCTGTTTTGAAAGGGTggtgctctctcactctctgcatgCAACGATACCGGACCAGGCCATTAAACTAACATTAAAGCAAGGAGTTGCTTCATAAATCCAGATAAATCTGTCTTCTAGCAGAGCTCGTGGACTTATTATAGAGACTAAAGTGATGCCAACTGCCACACCCTTTAAAAAGACTACATGGCCATTTCCTCCCGTCCAATTGCTCAGctctaaaatgtgtgtgtgtgtgtgtgtgtgtgtgtgtgtgtgtatgtgtgtgtgtgtgtgtgtgtgtgtgtgtgtgtgtgtgtgtgtgtgtgtgtgtgtgtgtgtgtgtgtgtgtgtgtgtgtgtgtgtgtgtgtgtgtgtgtgtgtgtgtgtgtgtgtgtgtgtgtgtgtgtgtgtgtgtgtgtccaacatGATTGGAGTGTAGTAGAGAGAGGCCAGCAATGAATCGGACTGTATAATAGGCCACAGAGTTACTGTAGGGGTACCACCACCATACGTTACTGTGAAATATGTTCCCTCATATGGTTCAGGAGGGAAAGCAGTACTAGCAGCAATTGAGCTCTGTAGATCTGCACAGAATGGCATAACATTCCTCCCAGATAAGCTTTGACTAAGCATAATTTTGACGCTAAATTGATGCTGAATTGATAGTAATTTAtcaggcgtcattgtaaataagataaaaaccttaactaacttgcctagttaaaaaaaaaagataatatGGCAATTCTTGGCATATCTATTGTGTAACAAAGCCAAGCAATTCTACCTTTAGAATTTGGCTTTCAGCACTGTAGCTGTATTTTAATTAATTCAAAACAATTTCAAAGAGGCTTCTGGCTGTTGGTAATAGTGGAACTAATCAAGGTGTTCTTTGCTTTATCAGTAGCACCCTTAAACACCCTACCTCTTTAAGCCAATTCCTATTACCATAATGAGATGCCCAGTTCTGTTACAAATCCTTTCTGAATAGCTGCGTACCTAGATCTGAGGAAGAAAGTAGGCCTACAAGGCTATACTCATGAAGGCTGTTCACATTGCTACCTGAGGCTGCTATCGTTTTAATCACAGTATAATAATGAGGCCTTATCTCCTCCTAATCAGCCTCCGCCTCTGAGTGTAAGACCATGAATAAAATAATTTATCACAGTAGATATTCTTCTGGTGTTATGCAAAGAATTTAGAACAAGTCAGGACTTGTTTCAAAGTCTCAGCTGCCCCGTGTAGTTCTGGTAATTCTCTTCGCTAAGCCTAGAGCTACGTGGCCTGATGTCATGTGACCTCCGTTTCTTCCACAGTAGGAATTGGCTTAAAGATCTAACTGtaaattgttttgtttgtttgtctcttCTGCTGGAGTCTCTTTCGGCAGAGACCGGAGACCCACATATAGTGTTAGGCCTGGCCGACTttaactgtctgtctcactgaggCAGTTGGCAGAGTTAGTGGAGAGTCTGAATGACAGGAttagccaacacacacacacacacacaagcaggcacccacgcaagcacacacacactacttatccccagccctgcccagccctGCTAGTACACTGACCCATAATCTAACTAGGTGTGTAGATGTTGCTATTCCTGTCCCTGGTCACTTCTGGAAGTCTCCTGACTGAGCTACTTCATTTGCAAGTGTATACAAACAGAGGAGCACTACTGTTGCCAAGTCTGAATTACAACTGAGCTGAGCTTCAATCTGCAGGTTCTCCAATCAACAATTAAACCCCCTCTAAATTGGCCCATTGTTGCTTTCTTTGCTATATGGAAATATTCATAGTTAAGGACTAGTTAATATTACAGTATGTGTTTCTGGCATCAAAAAATTGGCCCATGCAGGTAGTGTACTATCAGTCTAAAGTACACAGGAAATAGAGCTGTAGTACACAGGAAATACACTTACAATGCTGGCCAACAGGGATGTCTGTCCATCTGGGTGTTTTCTTTGTGTGGGGATGAAGATTAAGCAGATTGTGGGTGGGGATTGTATCCCCTGACCCCTGTCCTACTTTCAGTGAGAGTTGCATTGGAACACACACATAGGATTAGGATTGGTGGATATCGGCTCTCTCATTATTACTCTGTGATGTATTGAGAGGCACTCAGGAAGAAGGCCAATTACCAGTTAGTAGCTAATCCAGAGTGTGGGTGTCATCGGCCAACTTCAGACAACTGCCAAGGTGGATAGAGTGTCAGTATGGCACGGTATTTGTCTAATATAGTCACAGTGATGACGACTACCAGTCAATGGGTCAGTGGCAGTGCaagtggtcctgtgtggcttagtcggtagagcatggtgcttgcaacgccaagaGTTAAGGGGTTCGATTCCCGCTGTGGCTACCGTATGTTAAAATGTACGTGAGCATGACAGTGATAACAGAGTCTGCCAAATGGAATATTATATATCAAATGTGAAGACTCCAAGTTGGCCCACAGTTATCTCATCACAAGGGCATCTTGTGACATTGAGAAGATGGTGGGTGTGTTTCTCTGCCCAGGCATTGCtgacgcatgccagatcttacaacgcctggataaGGTATTTTACGCATCAGCTAATCACATCATATTTTATCACAATCTGGTGACCGATTGCACAGTCGATGATGTGGCACGTGACCATTGACTGATGCATGCAACATCTGAGTTGGCGGAAAGTGACTGGTCGCGTTGATAGGTAAAATGCCTATCCAggcattgtaagatctggcatgcgaCAGCGACACATGTGCAGAAGAACGCGCTCTATGGCATGCATCTTGATCTGATTGGCTGTCACAAGCCTACTGAGATGAGTTGTAAAAAGCCTACTACCAGTCAATGGGTGTTCTGTACGTGGGTATGCCAAGCATTCAAGAGCTGAAGTCACCACTTCTTTAACAAATAAAGTGTTAAGTTacttccctctagtggtgaataACATAACATTATTATCATTATGAAATCTAACTCTCATCTAGCTCCTATCATATAATGAATGGACCAATTCCAGATATCTATTTACTTCAGAGGGAAATGTTCTGGGAGTTGCTGCTAGCAAATTCCCTCACCATATAGAGTTAATTACTTTGCAGAATAGATCGTCCATAACCTTCCTCAACCTTTTCGCATCTCAATTCCAGTGAAACGCAGTACTTATCTGTGCAAACGCTGGCGATGGGACTTGATGATAACCTGTCGAACACATCAAATATGTTAATAGATGCAATGTAATTAGAAGAGGTTGATGAGGAGGCGTGTCCCTGAACACAGATTGGATCCGGAGGAAAATGAAGTGTCTGTGTGTTGAACGAAACATTACATTTCCTTCTCATAAAAGCAGTGTTCCCTGCAGAATGTGACTTTCTCTCCTCAACCATATTATAACCAGTGCgtttaatctgatagtgttttTAATCAGATGGGTTGTACATGATGACTGAAACTGAtcacttgtttgtgtgtgtcttgaAACTTGAAACTTGTCCTCAATGTACAGCATGGGTGCCACCTTGTGGCAACGAGTCCAACATTACATTGCTGTAGCGCTTTTAAATAGTAAGCTAAGGGGATCAGTGGAATAACTTGTTAACCTAACTCTAATGCATGACTTATAAGCAATATATAGATATCCCAGTTGAAGTAGAAATCTACCAATTGGAGAAGGGAAGAGaatggaagagaaggagagaagagagaaaagcgGAGATAAGGGAAGAGAATaagaaaaaaggagagagaaggggagataaggagagagaataAGAATGAAGGagtgagaaggggagagaaggggagagaaggagagagacaagaACACACTGTATGTCCTCAGTTTACCAAACCTCAGTGTTGTTTTCTTAGTTCTACCGCTGGTTACTCCCCCAGTCATTGTCCAGACCACTAGAGCTCCCTGCACTCTGCCAGGGATGAGTCAGCCACTTGGCAAACCTTTTCAACTCAGCTAGAGGCTCTGACCTGTAGCCATGGTTACAGCAAAACACAGGGAGACCGCATTATCTCACACTACAAAAGGTGACATCTCTCTTTTGGAGAGTTACAACGAGAAACATTTTTTATAAACATTTTAAGAGGGGATATTTCACTTGtaagatgtaaaaaaaaatatatatataaaaaaatagctttttaccatAATAGAGGTGGGGTGAGCACTttcttattgtttcaattaaggactcTTGCTTTAAGCCACAAGTATAACAAATCTGTCTACCAACATCTCCAAGCCATATAATCCAGTTTTGGGGTTAGGTTATTAACACCAGTATCAATAGCAATATTAAAGACGTTGATGGATAGCTAGCCGATGTGGACAAGGAATGACAGTCACACTCACATCCTGGTACTACAACTCCTGCCCAGAGATGACTAGTCAATGGGAGCACGTGATTGGTTGCTTGGCTAGTCTTTACAGAGCCCTGTCTGTTGTGTCTTCACTACTATCCCAGCATCCCCCACCACCGTGGCTCATCATATGCATCTCTTAAAAATGGGAAGTCACAAGTCCACCAGACCCATCAGACCCAATATGAACACAATACTCTATTCTCTTCATCTTGAACTGTATGAATCCTTTTACTTGACACGTGATACACTGAAATAATGATGCATTCATCATTACACCGGTTTGTTTGTTCTCAaaggatcgagagagagagagagagagagagagagagagagagagagagagagatttttttttaattctcaGCTCGGCGTCACTTCGTCAACTCTATCACCTACCTGCccaacagtcctgtcaggtcATTGGATAGAGGTCATATGATATGATCAGATGATTGTTCGGTATTGGGTGGATTTTTCTCTGAGCTCAGCTGAAATCATCTCGAAAAACTCAACCTCCTACCAATAACATTTTCCAGAGCGTAGTTTGTTTTATGCTTAATTACTGAGTTAGAGAGAGAAGAAGTATGAAAATGATAGATCATGGATTTGACTGGATCAGTTTATATAATCATCTGACTACAATGACCACAGACAGTCTTTCAAAGCAAGCAACGCCGATTTCTTCACACAAGAACAACTGTTTTCAGCGGACAATGGTCAACTGTTGTCAGAAGTATGTGAAATATATTTCGGGAAGAGACAAAGAAACATTTATCATGAAGTAAAAAGCACTTTCTCCCAAATGCTTCCTGAGAAGAATGCAAAACAGATGCTGGCCAGAGAGTTGAGAGAGTTCGTGGGAGGGTGAAGTCAGTAGAACAGGAATTCAATGTATTCTGGAACTTGATCAAAACATTTTATCAACCTCTTTTTAATGAAATGGTAAGGGATTATGTTGTTACTGTAGGTTAAGCTTTTTGTAGCTTATGCATACCTACACTTTAGACACCTCAAATTTAGAAGTCTTAGCTCAGTAGTAAATCAACTAAATCTGAGCCCCTCTCTATTTCTGCTCTAGTTAACTGTAACACTTATCAATCCTATAGTTCAGGCACCTATTCATAATGGTGAAACATGACAGCATATTTCACTTTTTGAACATGATTTTTACATGGATGGCTGTGCCTACTTAGTAGTCCGGGAGTGTACCGGGCACACGTCTGGCCAACTCCACAAGTGAAAAGAAATGTGTTCATTAACATGCACAACCATCCATTTCCTCTGAAACAGGCCATTGTCTCAGACATAACGCTGGTGGGGATTGTGGCAACCAGAAGGTCCAAAGTCTAAGAGATCAATACAAATGGCCATGCATAGAAAATCCTCTTTACAATTACAGGTAAAGTGGTTTAATAACGGTGGAGGTTAGGAAGACGTATAGGGGGAGAGGGTGAAAGGCTCTGTTTGTTTTGCCTAATTCGTTTGACAATAGGCCTGTGCGATCATATGAACATTAGATAGCCTATTATAATATAGTGCAATCTAGTGATATCCCTTTCTTACACATCAGTTGTAAACCTGGAAGCTCAAATCCACAAATTCAGCTCAAAGTCATAATGTCATACAAAAGAATGGTATTCAAACAATACTGTAAATTGACCATTATAACATGGTAAAAGACTGGCATAGCCATCAATGGTGAATTCTGTGTAAGAATACAGTGGAGTGAGAGGGTGAAAAAGAGCCTATTGGTCAGTGTGCTGGACTGGCGGGGTGGTTGACCAGAAGCACTAGGCCCTCCCCACACCAACTATAAAAGCCTATACTCTTTGTCCCTCCACAGCCACTACTCACTCTCATCTGCAAATAACCTTTGTTCCAGTCCGAGACACCCTGGTAAGTCAAGATGTTCTACTGTATCTGCTGTTTCTTATTGAGTTGATCTTAAACTGGAGGCATTCGTTCGTGGACTTTGATTTAGGGATTTGTATAGTGTAATGACAGGCTTAAAAGGTTATTTTAAATTGTACGAGTATCTTGATTACTCCCCGCTAATCACTGTGCtgtcctttttttgttgttgttgagagagAGGTCTGAGAGATAGAATGTCATCATCTGATGTATTGAAGTTACGTGACTgcttacaggtgtaggatcttcatGTTTTATTCGCCCTGTTGCAGGTTCCTCCAATGCAGGAACTGTAAAACTTGTAGTATTTTTGAGGTTTAAAAATACTTCGGAAATTTcttatttccactttgaaatttcagacttgattttccctgatgagaaatgtatcaacccctacaaaaatgtccattagttATTATCCACATACTAATtcatatttcctgttgctgcaagactattttcctgctgtagcaaactcaaatgaattaagatcctacatctgtacctgtTGTTTATGTCACATACTAGGCCTAGAGATGAATAGCTTTTTGCTCTACTTTGTAGATCACATTACAAACCACAATGACTGACCTGGAGAGTTCACTGGCCACCATCATGGAGGTGTTCCATAAGTACGCAGAGAAAGAAGGGGACAAGCACAAACTGAAGAAAAGTGAACTGAAAGACTTGATCAATGAGGAGCTACCAGCCCTTACAGGGGTGAGTATATCACGACCATATTTTCACTACAATATTTCACACGTCATTGTTTAAATTGAACATGCAGTTTGGATCTAGGCTATGTTTAAATATATTTACAGACTTTGTTgcactaagctcatgaggcatttatacatTATTATTCTAGAATCAATGGGTGAAATGACCATAAAACCAGCCCTAAATATTGCGGAATGCACCTTTAGTCAATCAAATATGACCTTATCTATCTACTGTTTTTGCTCTCAGCAAGTGAAGGACCAGGCCACTATGGACAGTTTGATGGAGAGCCTGGACACGGACGGAGACTCGGAATTGGACTTCCAAGAGTTCATGACATTTATCACCATGGTAACTGTCTGTTGCCATGATTTCTGCGAGCACCATGAGGACGAGTAGCTAGGCACCAgttaaacaagagagagagagagaaagcgagtaaATTATGAAGTAGGAACTTTAGTTTGATAAAAAACTTAAATGTCAATGAAAACTTTGTATTTTTCCTGTTGGTCCCATTTAGTTTCAATAGGTTTCTTATACCCTGTTTGCCTACAAAGGGCTAACGCACTTTGTTTCATTGCCTGTGTCCTGTCAGAGTTGACAAAACCAAATTGGTTTAGTACTGAAACTTCATAGAATAGCTTTTGCCAACAAAGCATAGAGCACTTTCCTTGTTATACTGTAAAGCTAAGAACCAAGGTAATAGATTCATGCATTTCTGCAGCTCTAAATTGATTCAATTGCTATCACTAACAATGCATGTATAATCAGCTACAGTGGACATGGTTTGGCAAGTAAAACAAGTATCCTCCAGTTTTATTTTGACCCCCCAAAAGATGCTGTTGAATTCCAGCCAATATCTTGAATTGAATTCTGTTTTGATGAAAGTGGTTTTTCAAATTGAACTGTGCTTTGTGAGATGCCATTAAAAGTTTAACATAGATAATCAATAAAGATGATCAAATGAATACAAGCACATACTTTTCACCAGTTACACCATGCCCTTTTCACTTGAGATTCATACAATTCATAGTTCTGTCTCCTG containing:
- the s100b gene encoding protein S100-B; translation: MTDLESSLATIMEVFHKYAEKEGDKHKLKKSELKDLINEELPALTGQVKDQATMDSLMESLDTDGDSELDFQEFMTFITMVTVCCHDFCEHHEDE